The genomic stretch CCGCGCCGGAGACGCCGACGACGCGGCCCGCCCGCGTGAGCAGGCGCTCGACGGGCGCCCCGCGGCGCACCTCGCCACCCCGTGAACGCACCGACTCCAGCAGGCGGGACATCAGCGCCGCCGGGTCCAGGTGCGCGTCCTCGCGGTAGTGGACGGCCCCGGCGACCGCGTAGCCGGCGTCCGGCTCGAGGTCGGCCACGCCGGAGGCGTCCAGCACGGCCACGTCGAGGCCCAGCCGCGCGGCCCTGGCGGCCAGGGCCGTCTCCTCGGCGAGCCCGTGCGACGTGGCGCAGAGCATCAGCAGGCCGTCGCCGCGCAGGCCGAACGGGCCGACCTCGTGCTCGAGCTCCGCGTAGGCGGCGCGGCTCGCCCGCGCCAACGCCAGCAGCACGCGGCTGGCGGACGCGGCCCGGGCGGGCCGCGACGCGCGCCAGAACGCCACGCCCCAGCGCAGCAGGTCGAGCGACGCCCGCGGCACCAGGCGGAACGGGCTCTCGGGGTCGGGCATCCAGCGCAGCGCCTGCGCCACGGCCCCCGGCGCGGCGAGCGGCACGAAGTGGCTCGGCACGACCATGCCGGCGTTGCCGTACGACGCGCTCTCCTCGCCCTCGGCGCCGCGGTCGACGACGAGGACCTCGTGGCCGTCCGCCAGCAGGTGGTGAGCCGCCGACAGGCCGACGACCCCCGCGCCGACCACGACGACCCTCACGGGAACCCTCCCCGCGCGCTCGGCGGGTCCGCGTTCACGCCCGCCCCGCGGCGGGCGGGATACCGTGCGCGTAGGGGTCGTCTGGGTCCAGGAGCAGCGTCGCCTCGGCCGTCACGTGCGCCGTGCCCGTGATCGTGGGCATCACGCCGCCGTCGGGAGCGGGCTCGTACGCGGCCTCGAACACGCTGCCTATCACGCTCTCCTGCCGCCACACCGCGCCGGGCGCCAGCAGGCCGTCCTCCGCCAGGCAGGCGAGCTTCGCGCTCGTGCCGGTGCCGCACGGCGACCGGTCGTAGGCGTCGCCGGGGCAGAGCACGAAGCTGCGCGAGTCGGCGACGGGGCTGGGGCCGAACAGCTCGACGTGATCGACCTCGTGGCCCTCGCCCGTGACGCCGGCCTCCGCCAGCGCGGCCTTGATGCGCCGCGCCCACTCGGTGAGCGCCGGGACGTTGCCCGGCTCCACGGCGAGGCCGTGGTCGTGGCAGAGGAAGAACCAGTTGCCGCCGTAGGCGAGCTCGCCCGTGACTCTGCGCGTGCCGCCGCCCGGCGCCTCGAACGTCACGCTCACGCCGCGCCGCAGGCGGTACGAGCGGACGTTCGCCACGCTCACGCGCCCGTCCTCGTGCAGGCGCGCCGCGACGGTGCCGACCGGCGTCTCGATCAGGTGCTCGCCGGGCGCGGCGCGCCCCAGGTGCGCCAGCGTGACGACGAGGCCGATCGTCCCGTGGCCGCACATCCCCAGGTAGCCGACGTTGTTGAAGAAGATCGCGCCGGCGAGGGCCCGCTCATCGTGCGGCTCGCACAGCAGGGCGCCGACGAGCACGTCGGACCCGCGCGGCTCGTTCACCGCCGCGCGCCTGAGCCAGTCGTGCTCGGCGCGCAGGCGCTCCAGGCGCTCGCTCAGTGGGCCCGTGCCCAGGTCGGGCCCGCCCGCGACGACGACCCGCGTCGGCTCCCCGCCCGTGTGGGAGTCGACGACCTGCAGGCGCTTGACGTGGCCGGTCGGCTGCATGCCCTCGCTGAGGGATTGTATGTGTAGGCGAGAGCGCGGCGCAGCGGAACGGCCCGGAAGGAGCTCGCTATGCAGGTGGCATGGGACGGGGTCATCCCCGCGATCACGACGCCGTTCACCGAGGCCATGGAGGTCGACCTGGACCTGCTGGCGCGCCACGCGCGGTGGCTCGTCGACGCCGGCTGCGTCGGCGTCGTGCCCTTCGGCTCCCTGGGCGAGGGCGCCACGGTGACCTACGCCGAGAAGCTGCGCGCCGTCGAGCGCCTGGCCGAGGAGCTGGGAGACGCGGCGCCGGTGATCCCCGCCGTGTCGTCGCTGTCGACCGCCGAGGCCGTGCGCTACGTGCGCGACGCCGAGGCGGCCGGGGCGAGCGGCTTCATGGTCCTGCCGCCCTACGTCTACGCCGGCGACTGGCGCGAGATGCGCGCCCACGTCTCCGCCGTGCTCGAGGCGACCGCGCTGCCCTGCATGCTCTACAACAACCCCCTCGCCTACGTCACCGACTTCCTGCCCGAGCAGGTCGCCGAGCTCCACTCCGACTTCCCGCACCTGAACGCGGTCAAGGAGTCGAGCGCGGACGTCAGGCGCGTCACGTCCCTGA from Trueperaceae bacterium encodes the following:
- a CDS encoding dihydrodipicolinate synthase family protein — encoded protein: MQVAWDGVIPAITTPFTEAMEVDLDLLARHARWLVDAGCVGVVPFGSLGEGATVTYAEKLRAVERLAEELGDAAPVIPAVSSLSTAEAVRYVRDAEAAGASGFMVLPPYVYAGDWREMRAHVSAVLEATALPCMLYNNPLAYVTDFLPEQVAELHSDFPHLNAVKESSADVRRVTSLRALMPGSFTVLSGVDDLVVEAVAAGARGWIAGLVNAFPAESVRLFELAVTGRSGEAWDLYRWFLPLLRLDVGTRFVQKIKLAQEAVGWGSAR
- a CDS encoding proline racemase family protein, with protein sequence MQPTGHVKRLQVVDSHTGGEPTRVVVAGGPDLGTGPLSERLERLRAEHDWLRRAAVNEPRGSDVLVGALLCEPHDERALAGAIFFNNVGYLGMCGHGTIGLVVTLAHLGRAAPGEHLIETPVGTVAARLHEDGRVSVANVRSYRLRRGVSVTFEAPGGGTRRVTGELAYGGNWFFLCHDHGLAVEPGNVPALTEWARRIKAALAEAGVTGEGHEVDHVELFGPSPVADSRSFVLCPGDAYDRSPCGTGTSAKLACLAEDGLLAPGAVWRQESVIGSVFEAAYEPAPDGGVMPTITGTAHVTAEATLLLDPDDPYAHGIPPAAGRA
- a CDS encoding FAD-dependent oxidoreductase; this translates as MRVVVVGAGVVGLSAAHHLLADGHEVLVVDRGAEGEESASYGNAGMVVPSHFVPLAAPGAVAQALRWMPDPESPFRLVPRASLDLLRWGVAFWRASRPARAASASRVLLALARASRAAYAELEHEVGPFGLRGDGLLMLCATSHGLAEETALAARAARLGLDVAVLDASGVADLEPDAGYAVAGAVHYREDAHLDPAALMSRLLESVRSRGGEVRRGAPVERLLTRAGRVVGVSGAGLRELADAVVLAAGVWSSRLARGVGLRLPLEAGTGYSLTVPAPASGPRLPAILTEARVAVTPLEGRLRVGGTMELAGLAADEAAPNARRVRGIVEALRRYLPRLDPAPFEAATPWRGHRPVSPDGLPYLGVPRRLPGLVVATGHAMLGVSLAPVTGRAVAELVAGGTPDLPLEALRPDRYS